The genomic segment CTTCTCTTAGTCGTACTGAGTCAACTCACCCATGCTCAGTCCGATTCAAACGGGCGCAATGACCCGGCGTATAACGCCAAATTCAGCCCATCTATGGGCATTATCATAATCGTTCTAATCGCCGCTCTTTTCTTCATGGGTTTTTTCTCTATATATATCCGTCACTGCTCAGACGAAACATCTACAAATGGGCCAGTGGGTCGGGCAATCGGGTCGATAAGACGTTCACGTCGGGCCCCACGTGGGTTAGACCCAGAAATTATAGAAAGCTTCCCGACGTTCGATTATGCGGCGGTTAAATCCTCGAAAATCGGAAATGGCGCATTGGAATGTGCCGTTTGTTTAATGGAATTTGAGGATGAAGATACTTTACGATTAATCCCAAAATGTGACCACGTGTTTCATCCTGATTGCATAGACGCTTGGCTTGTGGGCCATACAACTTGTCCGGTATGTCGCTGTAATTTATCTGAAATCACCGTCGGAGAACCTGTAAACGAGGTCGTTGTATCTGTTAACGAAGGAGCAGTAAGAGAAGAAGAACATAGTAATGAAATTGATGAAGTAAATGATTCAATGGAACAGCCCTTACATGGAAGAATGAATAGGAGCCGTACGATGAGGAATCTATCATTTGGACGGCCTAGATGGTTAGGGAAGATTTCAAGATCATTATCAACTGGACACGTGGCGGTCAAAAAATGGGAGAATTTAGAGAGATTTACGCTAAGATTACCGGATGATGTAAGGAAACAAATAATGAGTGGGAAATTGGAGAGAACTACAAGTTTAGTTGTGTTACCAAGAGAAAGTAGTTCAAGAAGAGGTTATCGAACCGGGTTTGGTGAAGGGAGTAGTAGAAGTGGGCGGGTTGATCGAATCGCCCGGTCTGATAGATGGGTTTTTTCATTGGCGCCGCCTTTTTTTACTAGGGCTCCTTCTATAAAGTCTCCTAAAGGTGCGGCGAATTTGCCTACAAGTAGTAGCCGTGTTGGGTCATTGCGTGGCTCTGTTCGAGGGAATAGTCGGCAAGGGTCTTTAAGGGGAGCTATCCAAAATGAATTAACTCACCTACCAGTTTAAAGTTAACAATTTTTATCTGTAAATTATttactttgtttttatttatttatttaattttttttgacgtTGGTGGACTAACTTTATTCACCAAAACAATGTAAAACTTACGGTTTTgatatacaaataaaataattagttgGATTGATTCTAACTTCTGAACGCAATTTTTAATGATATGGCACTTTATCAATGctacttaaaattttttttattattaatggtatCCTCATATTATTGAGCATTTTACTAtcataactttttaaaaaattttccgcCCAAAATCGTTCAAAgccattaactttcttttatattttgaattgaaaaataaaagagaaagaaaatgattttggacggaaaaagtttaaaaagttaCGGTGGTAAAACGCTCAATAGTATGAGGAtaccattaaaaataaaaaaacttagggataccattgataaagtgttaAAACTCAAGGGTGTCATTAATAATTTCTATGATATTTATCATATATTACTAGTATTTGATGAATTAGTTGATTAAAGCCGTTTCTTAtcataaaacaattaattttGAACACATAAGTTGCTTCTTACATCATGTTTGAAATCAACTATTTATCAAACCTAACACTAtcattatgtataaatataattcGTTCAGTAATTATATGTGACATGTGAATAGAGTTATACTTATATGATTGATAAAGTTTgagtatttttgtttttttttatagggtAAATAAGaattgaattttaaatcttacttataaaaatattatgtgCTGTtatcaagtaaaataaaatcgattttcaaataaaatttgagTTTTTAAGTTGTGGTATCAAAGTATCATAGACATTTTATTACAATATGGTCTATTTCTAGAAGCATTAAtctatgttatatatttgtgttggtaaatttatttgaattggTAAAAGTTGACAtgtcaaattaaattaatatgttTTAATAAGTTGGAAATACGTCATTGAAGTTGAATCTAAGGAGGGCAATCATGTTTAGTTAAAGTTTTGCCTTCTCTATACTCCTATTGCTTGTtagttatataaaataataataataataataataataataataataataataataataattaataaattgataATAACTTTTAAAGTCCTTTAATTTTAATGCAGTAACGTTTTTGTTAAGTTGTTCTAAATAATTGATGGTTATAGTACTTTTAAGTATTTAATgtaattaataatgaaaaatgatgtATGGTTGTTAAActagaattattttttataaaattaattttcatttaatatCAACTGCAATTGTTATattaaatagtaataaaaaattataatatcaatATGTATTGGTTTAAGTATGAGGTCGTCGTTAGATAACATACTACAATTTATAAAAATCCACACAAAATCATTCACTTGACCAGTGTTTATGATCGATTATCCTCCAAACATAGCCTAAAACACTAACGGcctgtttggtacatggtattagagggcggtaatggtaataaaattaagtaataaaaaatttagttgtttgaatgccttcaatggtaatgaatggtaataaaataaggtaatgaaattaccaaaaagagccatttttattaccatcaaataacctggtattaggctgtaatggtaatgaagtattactgtggtaataaaataaggtaatgttgtttcgagttgaagaaaaaaaataatgaagaaaaaaaaggtaatgtatgtaattatccaaaaaatattattattaaaaaagaatcattagatagaataatttagatacaataatgcttttagatacaaacgtacaataataaaactaagtgtcattaccattttttattactaacaaccaaatgcaatcaatggtaTATTATCTTctattaccattctttagtcatgcacaccaaacaaaaaatcttcattaccaattctcatacccattccttcattactatccCATTACTTTATTACGATAAAACAAGTGTTCCATTTATATTAATGGTactaattttatgattttttggttAGGAATGTTTAAAgatatttatttatcaattgTGTATATTAGAAAAATCAAGGATGATATATTCTTGTAGGGGATAATAATCAATCCTATGAAGTATCATTGAATCTTAATTGTAGTTATTTAGTGATGAGTGAGGTGCTTATAAAACAAGCTAGCCCTAAATAAACTATTTAATTAATCTATTAGTAGACTAGTTCTAGTAGTAGAATATCAAATAATGTTTTTAATGTTATCTTTTAGTAATGACCAcagaataatactccctcctccgaaccaatttagttgtcccattttcttatttggcaaagtctttttagttgtctcatttctatttttgtttatttttttttacctaaatatccttagttcacacacgtaattacaaatatacccccatataccttacttacccaactaacttcactacttacctttcactatttaccctttttaatagaccccacaccatccttaataaccgtgcccaagcaaatgggacatctaaattggtttggagggagtaataagtataatgattataaaataaataactacttaaattttaacaaatgaagtaattaaattaaaataagagtCTTGACTTAATCgaagaataaaaatttatttttttgaaaaaagataaatttaattCTCAACTGGTTTTTTTCTCATTTCTGTTGTTTTCTTTCATTGTCAAATTAAATGATATCCTTTTCAACATTTACTAATATTCAAATTAACATGGTGGACAACATAAGCAGTTAGAAAGAAGATTCTTTAGACTTTTATAATTGTCATATGTTGGATGGCCAAAATTATTAGTACAAAAAGGAGAATGTTATCAGGTCCATTCCCATTTCCACCATTCTTTATAATAttcaaaattctttttttattcGGTAATTATCATTTTTAAACCAATTAGCCAGCTTTTCATtttataatgcaaattaaaataattaaaataaaataatacggTCCGTGGACCGTTCTATATTCCGCTAAATCCTAAAATGACTGTTGGTAACAATTAAAATCAACCGATTATAATGATAACAGTCGTggtgaaaataattttattcatcAATTAGGGGTGTTTGTCAATCGGCTGTTGGCTGTTGGTGATTGGttttttagttgacttgtttgaccagctgaaaATGTTGActgtttttattggcttttaagctagctgaaaaagCCAGCTGTTTGTggagatatttggtaaatttgcGTATTGgttatttattagagaaaaagtgggccAACAAGttaaaagccaaccaaaaaagcTAATTGGAGCAACTTTTCATTTTTGGCTTTTTAGCTTTTCAGCTGCTTTAATGTCATTTACCGAACACtttttttggctgtttgaccaaccaaccAACAAGCTAAATGCCAAAAGCCAACGAAAAGTTAAGCCAAAAGTCATGTACTAAACACCCCCTTTACTTCTATTCAAGTTTGAACTTGATGTGGAATAGATTATTCTAGTAGTTCATAGTCCATAcacatcaattttttttttccggaGGCAGGGCCAGTCCTATAGGGAGACAAGAGGAGTCTGTGCTTCATGCTCAttcaaaaaattagaaaaacaactttatattatttaatactttCATATATATGATTAGGTGTCTATAATAGAATATTTATAATTAGAGGCTCATAATTATTACTTAATCTCAAGCATTTCAAATCAAGGTAGACTAGTGTCATAGCTGTAAGGGGTGAGCAAATTGGTTCTTTTGGTATGTGCATTGATTTGAGTAAAACTTATGtcacaaaagtgaaaaaaaacgaTTACTATTAAGCTAATCTATAATTCATCTGTATATCCATGTTTAAAGAGAGTTAATTGGTTGATTAAAGAAGTAATGCTTAACCTAATTGATTTCTTTGCTTTAATGCTATGTTGTCATAAGCAAGATTAATCATAATGAACAAAATGGGACTACAAACTTGATTGAAACATCTCACCTCATCTTTATTATAAGAATTCAATTCTCATTACCGATTAAACTAATTAACTCTCCTATCTTTTCGCATGAAAAGTTTTATTCTTAtccgaaataaaaaaaaaagaaaaacattctGGCTTGTTGGTGCTTCCGTTTTAAACACCTTACCTTTAAGTTTGAtgaaaaattttttttccatcaaactaaactaaatatgcaaaaaaaaaatatgagcaAAGTATTAATTCTCTAAGATCAGACCACGATTAATACGATAGAATATCAATATAAAATACCACTAGATCATCCAAAATTCCCGCAAGTACACGTGATTTTCAAACatattattgatagaatagagtctattaagaattaattaaagCCATATTTGAAAACgctgattttatttgaaaatttgaaattgacttGAATTCattgtttgacaaattaaaaatttttgaaatttgaatttggatcaaatttcACCATTGTTTTTTAAGTAGTCAcagttgagaatttgaaaataaatacacAAACCTTGtctttctcaaattcttcaattatgatttcataattgaaatccataatttgagAATGAATATCCATAATTtcacatattatatatatatatatatatatatatatatatatatatatatatatatatatatatatatatatatatatatatgtatatatatatatatatgtatatatatatatatgtatatatatatatatatgtatatatatatatatatgtatatatatatatatgtatgtatatatatatatgtatgtatatatatatatatatatatatatatatatatatatatatatatatatatatatatatatatatgtatatatatatatatatatatgtatatatatatatatatgtatatatatatatgtatatatatatatatatatatatatatatatatatatatatatatatatatgtatatatatatatatatatatatatatatatatatatatatatgtatatatatatatatatatgtatatatatatatatatatatatatatatatatatatatatatattatgtttattacttcctccgttctttttttatctttcacattactataatgggtagtttcaaaagttcttccactttagaatactttctatttttagaaagtttttatcccacttttaccccttaaaacccccattttcttttaatgtaccccttttcttttatttataattattttttctctcatactttcaatacaatcattacttcacactactagttaattaaaataatacccactacaaccttatacttccaatacaatcattacttcacactactatttaattaaaataatacctacTACAACCAAAAGAttttatcttccttaatatgtgtgaaaaacccaaagttgaagatcaaaaaagaacggagggagtatataccttatgttttatatattcacattttatattgtttataattttgtacataaaaaagaaaaaaatagtttaaagtttgtttaCTATTAATAACAACGAATAAATAACTTAGACATTTTTTTATCAACCTTTTTTATTCACTGTTAATAATAGCAAACAGACCCAAATCTCATGTTATTaattttcatgcttttttttgaaattatgttTATCCCAtgcttaatttaaaatttttttatattaatttacttattttgttcaaattttcccAGCAACATCACAGTATACTAGGAGGCGGCCCCACTCAGAATTACTTCACAAGCAAGTAGCAACCCAGCTACTTGTTAACCAACAGGTTAATACCGGCGCACATTGAACAAGCATTGCACACTCTTTCCATTTATCACCATTCACCACATAATGAAAATCACTATGTATAAGTATAACTCTAGATAGTTTTAACCTACTGTTGTgtgacagcggaagcaaagataaaaaacaataacgaaaagtaataaaaactcaaacaaataataaagaaatcacactaagaaattaacgtggttcattatcaatgtgatagctacatccaccggcaccgagaataaacttttcactataaattgggagattacaagatgaacgagaaaccacaacaatggcacTCGAAGCTTTTTCTCTcctagttttcctcactttgtgtagCAAGAATTGCATACCCTGATTCTAATTACATGGGgactttatatagtatacctcataataaaaagaaattaggatTAAGAAAATACATAAGAAACCGGCCCAAAAGCTAAATAACCGTCAAAAGAATGAGGAAAAACTAAATCCCGCAAAAAACATACTACTCCACATCCCGCGTAGAACTCCGCGGCATGCGCTCTAGGCTATTCCAAGACAGAAGCTTCACGCGACCCGCGTAATACTCCGCACCCCGCGCCTCCGCGCACTACATATATCTCCGCGGCCCGCGCACTTGGGTTCCATCACCTTTTTGATTCATCTCTTGATTCATCATAAAACCTGATCTAAGACTCGGTTCGAGTCACAAAATCCCAACACCTAGCACCAATGCTCACAACTCACAAGTTCAACTTAGTTATGATTGTAGGAGTATGAGGAGGATATACGACAATATGCACTTACACTTTATGGGGAGGAgataatttttagttttgtatAACTTTAGATATAAATAATTTGACAAACACATTGGACTTCataataaagtttttttggaTGCAAGaaaaaaatggaggaagtatgtcCCCCGAAAGAGTTTTAGTCATTTgcaatgcatatatatatacttcctccgttccataatacttgctacatattctatttttggcaatttcatattacttgctacatttccatttttagtaataaatcaatcatttaaaattctacctacccctatttttatcctactctatacctcTTTTACTTTTATACCTaccattatttaatctttatctattcccaactaaaattaatattccCTCCATAATTATTATTCCCATTAAAAACTCACCTAATTTCCCATTAAACCCACCatcccaattaattattttcccaTTTAAATACACTATCTCAATTAATTAATTCTCCCATTTAAACCAACCTTCCCAACTTCCTAATATTAATAGTGGGATTGATATCAACCATTGGATTTTATTTGGCCTTGATCTAACCGTTGatttatttactatataaactAACCCCTACCCACTCCTAACCCTAATCACATTTCCCATTTCCCTTCCATTGCCGTTCCctccccccctcccccccctccacccctctctctctctctctcattcTCTGTTTCTCTAAATCTCTGAAAACTCTTAACCCTAAACTCTTTGGCTTTGTTTGTGATTTCAATTCTTTGGGTTTGTTtctgatttcattttttttgttttctttcacTATATTTGACGAAAAGAGGGATTAGAGCTGGTTTTGTTTCTGATCTTTGGTTTTATATTTGGTTAAGCTTTACATCTGGGTTTTCCAAAATTTCTCTAGttcttctgttttttttttttttttcatttgtctCAGTTTTATGTTGAtctgattatgattttgatttatcttatgtattttgattttctcttttatttgtttttaatccgaaaatcatgatctgattttagttttttaccTGATCTGTTTTCTTTCTTGATAATCTTGTTTGTTCTTTGTATGTTAatgatgattttgattttgatctgcTCATTTGTAGTCTAActtcatgtttattttgatctaattatgattttgattttttttttgattacctGTTTCTTTGGTTTTAAATCCGAAAACTAAGATCTAATTTAAGCCTTTTACCTGTTatgttttaattaatgataCTCTTGCATGTTGTTTTTATATTAATCAGTTTTTATTAGGTCTATTTGAATAATGAtcagtttttttcttttttgataatcttgaaattctaattattaattagctaCTAATATTATCATCTAATACAGAACAGTACTTTGTAAACAGTAATCTGAAGTACTCTATAATGTGAACAGTAAGCTACACAGTAGGTGAGCAGATTTCTTAATTTGTGTGCCCATGCTAATGTAGCATCTAAtacagaacagaggaagtatatatatatatatatatatatatatatatatatatatatatatatatatatatatatatatatatatatatatatatgtatgtatatgtatatatatatatatgtatgtatatgtatatatatatatatatatatgtatatatatatatatatatatgtatatatatatatatatatatgtatatatatatatatatatatgtatatatatatatatatgtatatatatatatatatatatatatatatatatatatatatatatatatatatatatatatatatgtatatatatatatatatatatatgtatatatatatatatatatatgtgtatatatatatatatatatgtatatatatatatatatatatatgtatatatatatatatatatatatatatatatatatatatatatatatatatatatatatatatatatatatatatatatatatatgtatatatatgtatatatatatatatatatatatatatatatgtatatatatatatatatatatatatatatatatatgtatatatatatatatatatatatatatatatatatatatatatatatatatatatgtatatatatatgtatatatgtatatatgcatatatatatgtatatattatatatatatatatatatatatatatatatatatatatatgtatatatatatatatatatatatatatatatatatatatatgtatatatatatatatatatatgtatatatatatatatatatatatatatgtatatatgtatatatatatatgtatatatgtatatatatatatatatatatatatatatatatatatatatat from the Amaranthus tricolor cultivar Red isolate AtriRed21 chromosome 12, ASM2621246v1, whole genome shotgun sequence genome contains:
- the LOC130797169 gene encoding E3 ubiquitin-protein ligase ATL6-like; this translates as MNITKFTTHLFLLLVVLSQLTHAQSDSNGRNDPAYNAKFSPSMGIIIIVLIAALFFMGFFSIYIRHCSDETSTNGPVGRAIGSIRRSRRAPRGLDPEIIESFPTFDYAAVKSSKIGNGALECAVCLMEFEDEDTLRLIPKCDHVFHPDCIDAWLVGHTTCPVCRCNLSEITVGEPVNEVVVSVNEGAVREEEHSNEIDEVNDSMEQPLHGRMNRSRTMRNLSFGRPRWLGKISRSLSTGHVAVKKWENLERFTLRLPDDVRKQIMSGKLERTTSLVVLPRESSSRRGYRTGFGEGSSRSGRVDRIARSDRWVFSLAPPFFTRAPSIKSPKGAANLPTSSSRVGSLRGSVRGNSRQGSLRGAIQNELTHLPV